One window from the genome of Faecalibacterium sp. HTF-F encodes:
- the aroA gene encoding 3-phosphoshikimate 1-carboxyvinyltransferase: MLVTIIRSPRKISGTIIAPPSKSMAHRAVLCAALAEGRSHITNLEFSKDISATLGAAAQLCARVRTGADDAVVEGLGHFVPLAAPVDCCESGSTLRFLIPIASLTGQAVTFTGRGRLMERPQSVYEALYREQGLRFEQSAAGLTVEGALTPGSYRLAGNVSSQFISGLLFALPLLAGDSTLHLIPPVESRSYIDMTRAVQAAFGVESRWQDENTLVLPGGQTYHPCDYTVEGDYSQAAFPAVLGAACGSVTITGLAPDTLQGDAAILDILRRCGAVFTRTAEGISFEKAPLHGVDIDLADCPDLGPVLMVLGLLCEGTTVIRNAERLRLKESDRIAAMEAELRAVGGLVESEGGTITVQGCADRLHAPAGVLHGHNDHRVVMSLAVLSLATGIPLTVDDAEAITKSWPNFFEAIKPLGAEVEHVR, from the coding sequence ATGCTTGTAACAATAATACGATCCCCCCGTAAAATTTCCGGCACCATCATCGCCCCGCCCAGCAAGAGCATGGCCCACCGTGCAGTGCTCTGCGCCGCGCTGGCCGAAGGACGCAGCCATATCACCAATCTGGAATTCAGCAAGGACATCTCCGCCACGCTGGGCGCAGCGGCACAGCTGTGCGCCCGTGTGCGCACCGGCGCAGACGATGCCGTGGTGGAAGGACTGGGACATTTTGTGCCCCTCGCCGCGCCGGTGGACTGCTGCGAGAGCGGCAGCACCCTGCGCTTTCTCATCCCCATCGCCAGCCTGACCGGACAGGCTGTGACCTTCACCGGCCGCGGGCGGCTGATGGAGCGTCCCCAGTCGGTGTATGAAGCTCTGTACCGGGAGCAGGGCCTGCGGTTTGAGCAGAGCGCTGCCGGGCTGACCGTAGAGGGCGCACTGACCCCCGGCAGCTACCGGCTGGCAGGCAACGTGTCCAGCCAGTTCATCAGCGGGCTGCTGTTTGCCCTGCCGCTGCTGGCCGGAGACAGCACGCTGCACCTTATCCCGCCGGTGGAGAGCCGCAGCTACATCGACATGACCCGTGCGGTGCAGGCAGCCTTTGGCGTCGAGAGCCGCTGGCAGGACGAAAACACCCTTGTTCTCCCGGGCGGGCAGACCTATCACCCCTGCGATTATACCGTAGAGGGCGATTACAGTCAGGCCGCGTTCCCGGCGGTGCTGGGGGCTGCGTGCGGCAGCGTGACCATCACCGGCCTTGCTCCGGACACCCTGCAGGGAGACGCCGCCATTCTGGACATCCTGCGCCGGTGCGGCGCGGTGTTTACCCGCACGGCAGAGGGCATCTCTTTTGAAAAGGCCCCCCTGCACGGAGTGGACATCGACCTTGCGGACTGCCCCGACCTTGGCCCTGTGCTCATGGTGCTGGGGCTGCTGTGCGAGGGCACCACGGTCATCCGCAACGCAGAGCGGCTGCGCCTGAAGGAGAGCGACCGCATCGCGGCCATGGAGGCCGAGCTGCGCGCAGTGGGCGGCCTAGTGGAAAGCGAGGGCGGCACCATCACGGTGCAGGGCTGCGCAGACAGGCTGCACGCCCCGGCGGGCGTTTTGCACGGCCACAACGACCACCGTGTGGTCATGAGCCTTGCGGTGCTGAGCCTTGCCACAGGCATCCCCCTGACGGTGGACGATGCCGAAGCCATCACAAAAAGCTGGCCGAATTTCTTTGAGGCCATCAAGCCCTTGGGCGCGGAGGTGGAACATGTTAGATAA
- a CDS encoding GNAT family N-acetyltransferase, with protein sequence MELHRTKEGFALYKEKTQIGFCTLTPAPKGAAIAALCIQPQWRRKGYGSYFLKEILRSFAGYDREQATVFTAPLPADAAELAFWARFGFAAEGPQLVRRRTPDLTAVRFVQDFLAARLGRPRLCIDATCGNGGDTAFLCGLTAPEGRVLGFDIQPEAIASTRKHLEQLGVPAARYELHCQSHTDLLQFVQPGTADAVMFNFGWLPGADHAVFSTASSSIPALQAALEAVRPGGVVSAILYSGQVIGTDEKQTVLEYLRALPLKSFTVLVCDFANWAETAPLPCIILKK encoded by the coding sequence ATGGAGCTGCACCGCACGAAGGAGGGCTTTGCCCTTTACAAAGAGAAAACACAGATCGGCTTTTGCACCCTGACCCCGGCCCCGAAGGGGGCCGCCATCGCCGCCCTTTGCATCCAGCCCCAGTGGCGGCGCAAAGGGTACGGTTCCTATTTTCTAAAAGAAATCTTGCGCAGCTTTGCCGGATATGACCGCGAGCAGGCCACGGTGTTCACCGCCCCGCTGCCCGCCGATGCCGCAGAGCTTGCGTTCTGGGCAAGGTTCGGCTTTGCGGCAGAGGGGCCGCAGCTGGTGCGCCGCCGCACCCCGGACCTGACAGCAGTCCGGTTCGTGCAGGACTTTTTAGCCGCACGGCTGGGCCGCCCGCGCCTTTGCATCGATGCCACCTGCGGCAACGGCGGCGACACAGCCTTCCTGTGCGGACTCACCGCCCCGGAGGGCAGGGTGCTGGGCTTCGACATCCAGCCCGAGGCCATTGCATCCACCCGGAAGCATCTGGAGCAGCTGGGCGTGCCTGCCGCCCGGTATGAGCTGCACTGCCAAAGCCACACAGACCTTTTACAGTTTGTGCAGCCCGGCACGGCAGATGCGGTGATGTTCAACTTTGGCTGGCTACCCGGGGCCGACCACGCAGTGTTCTCCACGGCAAGCAGCAGCATCCCCGCCCTGCAGGCGGCTTTGGAAGCCGTGCGGCCCGGCGGCGTGGTGAGCGCCATCCTCTACAGCGGGCAGGTCATCGGCACAGACGAAAAGCAGACGGTGCTGGAATATCTCCGGGCACTTCCGCTCAAAAGTTTTACCGTTCTGGTGTGTGATTTTGCCAACTGGGCCGAAACCGCACCTCTGCCCTGCATCATCCTGAAAAAATAA
- the pulA gene encoding type I pullulanase yields the protein MTVKTPAELKTLYESISFDLQTTYTGPLGQEYAVSGTHLRLWAPTAQRVEVSLYRKGSGGEPIGTLPLERGQQGVWSIYLPGDQHGRYYTYTVTVDGISRQTGDPYARAAGVNGTRSMIVDLARTAPSGWERDVRPVIPPEQRAVWEVNVRDFSQDAASGVRPAWRGKFMAFTQQGTTLHGDGIHPTCLNYLRRLGVKYVQLMPIFDFGSVDEAKPLLRQYNWGYDPTNYNVPEGSYSTDPTRGEVRIRECREMIAALHAAGIGVVMDVVYNHMYRNENPLNDTVPCYFFRQNEDGSFSNGSGCGNEFASERPMARRYMIDSILYWAQEYHIDGFRFDLMGLYDVETINAVRAALDALPGGRDILMYGEPWQGGGSQLHRYEANKANLSMLNDRIGIFCDDTRDTIKGGCFNAREPGYVEGRPGSFWDIGGAVAAWCRSDRLPPHAPSQIVSYVSAHDNFTLWDKLLLVRYEKPEFTAADGTALAQNRLAAGIYLTSFGLPFLQAGEEFARTKKGKGNSYRSSPALNRLDWERAEKYHALVDYYRGLLALRARFPQLSSTDPHAPDALHFFSLEQPLVGWLLPAQWGDGAAWQALCVFYNPTDAGRTVPLPVGRWQMLSDGISSSLWRGPARVCEHEAVLMPYSATIFGQI from the coding sequence ATGACCGTCAAAACGCCAGCCGAACTGAAAACGCTATACGAGAGCATCTCCTTTGACCTTCAAACCACCTACACCGGCCCGCTGGGGCAGGAATATGCTGTTTCCGGCACCCATCTGCGCCTGTGGGCACCCACGGCGCAGAGGGTGGAGGTCAGCCTTTACCGCAAAGGCAGCGGCGGTGAGCCCATAGGCACCCTGCCGCTGGAGCGGGGGCAGCAGGGGGTGTGGAGCATCTATCTGCCCGGCGACCAGCACGGACGATACTATACCTATACGGTCACAGTGGATGGCATTTCGCGCCAGACCGGCGACCCCTACGCCCGCGCTGCCGGTGTGAACGGCACCCGCAGCATGATCGTGGACCTTGCCCGCACCGCCCCCTCCGGGTGGGAGCGGGATGTGCGTCCGGTCATCCCACCGGAGCAGCGCGCAGTGTGGGAGGTGAACGTGCGCGACTTCTCGCAGGATGCTGCCAGCGGCGTGCGCCCGGCATGGCGGGGCAAGTTCATGGCCTTTACCCAGCAAGGCACCACCCTGCACGGGGACGGCATCCACCCCACCTGCCTGAACTACCTCCGGCGTCTGGGCGTGAAGTATGTGCAGCTGATGCCCATTTTCGACTTTGGCAGCGTAGACGAGGCAAAGCCGCTGCTGCGGCAGTACAACTGGGGCTATGACCCCACCAACTACAATGTGCCCGAGGGCAGCTATTCCACCGACCCCACCCGCGGCGAGGTGCGCATCCGGGAGTGCCGGGAAATGATCGCAGCCCTGCACGCGGCAGGCATCGGCGTGGTGATGGATGTGGTATACAACCACATGTATCGCAATGAGAACCCGCTGAACGATACCGTGCCCTGCTACTTTTTCCGCCAGAACGAGGACGGCAGCTTTTCCAACGGCAGCGGCTGCGGCAACGAATTTGCCAGCGAGCGGCCCATGGCCCGGCGGTATATGATCGATTCCATCCTCTACTGGGCGCAGGAATACCACATCGACGGCTTCCGGTTCGACCTGATGGGCCTGTACGATGTGGAGACCATCAACGCCGTGCGCGCCGCGCTGGATGCGCTGCCCGGCGGGCGGGATATCCTGATGTACGGCGAGCCGTGGCAGGGCGGCGGCAGCCAGCTGCACCGGTACGAGGCCAACAAGGCCAATCTGTCCATGCTGAACGATCGCATCGGCATCTTCTGCGACGACACCCGCGACACCATCAAGGGCGGCTGCTTCAACGCCCGGGAGCCGGGCTATGTGGAGGGCAGGCCCGGCAGCTTCTGGGACATCGGCGGTGCGGTAGCGGCATGGTGCCGCAGCGACCGTCTGCCGCCCCACGCGCCCAGCCAGATCGTGAGCTATGTTTCCGCCCACGACAACTTCACCCTGTGGGACAAGCTGCTTTTGGTCCGGTACGAAAAGCCGGAGTTCACGGCGGCAGACGGCACAGCCCTTGCCCAGAACCGGCTGGCGGCAGGCATTTACCTGACCAGCTTCGGTCTGCCTTTCCTGCAGGCGGGCGAGGAGTTTGCCCGCACCAAAAAAGGGAAGGGCAACAGCTACCGCTCCTCGCCTGCGCTGAACCGGCTGGACTGGGAGCGGGCCGAAAAATATCATGCACTGGTGGACTACTACCGCGGCCTGCTGGCGCTGCGGGCAAGGTTCCCGCAGCTTTCCAGCACCGACCCCCACGCGCCGGATGCCCTGCACTTTTTCTCGCTGGAGCAGCCGCTGGTGGGCTGGCTCCTGCCGGCACAGTGGGGCGATGGTGCGGCATGGCAGGCGCTGTGTGTGTTCTACAACCCCACCGATGCCGGCAGGACCGTGCCGCTGCCGGTTGGGCGCTGGCAGATGCTGAGTGACGGCATTTCCTCCAGCCTGTGGCGCGGCCCGGCAAGGGTGTGCGAGCACGAGGCCGTGCTGATGCCTTACAGCGCTACTATCTTCGGACAGATATAA
- a CDS encoding prephenate dehydrogenase → MLDKTKRYLVVGLGLLGGKYALELTKAGFHVDGINRSEGHLQYALSHGYIASGKTHDFEDLVQQADHIIFGLYPTALLEWFKTYGHLLKPGCIFTDVSGVKTGLVEPVQAMCPAGVEFIASHPMAGRETSSVEHAAEVNFAPANFIITPTEKNTPEAIQWLQELAEVLGFHHICTLTVQEHDRMVGYVSQLCHAIAVSLMCANDNSSLCEYTGDSFRDLTRIARINDKMWAELFLWNKQNLISEIDQFDAALQEMRSALVADDRDKLEQMFRLSTQRRAAFDKKLPE, encoded by the coding sequence ATGTTAGATAAAACAAAGCGTTATCTCGTGGTGGGCCTTGGCCTGCTGGGCGGCAAGTACGCACTGGAGCTGACGAAAGCCGGCTTCCATGTGGACGGCATCAACCGCAGCGAGGGGCATTTGCAGTACGCCCTCAGCCACGGCTATATCGCCAGCGGCAAGACCCACGATTTTGAGGATCTGGTACAGCAGGCCGACCACATCATCTTCGGTCTGTATCCCACAGCCCTGCTGGAGTGGTTCAAAACCTACGGGCATCTGCTCAAGCCCGGCTGCATTTTTACGGATGTGTCCGGCGTAAAGACCGGCCTTGTGGAGCCGGTGCAGGCCATGTGCCCGGCAGGCGTGGAGTTCATTGCCAGCCACCCCATGGCGGGCCGCGAGACTTCCAGCGTGGAGCACGCCGCCGAGGTGAATTTTGCCCCCGCCAACTTCATCATCACTCCCACCGAAAAGAACACCCCGGAGGCCATCCAGTGGCTGCAGGAGCTGGCCGAAGTGCTGGGCTTCCACCACATCTGCACCCTGACGGTGCAGGAGCACGACCGGATGGTCGGCTACGTGAGCCAGCTGTGCCACGCCATCGCCGTGAGCCTGATGTGCGCCAACGACAACTCTTCGCTGTGCGAATACACCGGAGACTCCTTCCGGGATCTGACCCGCATTGCACGCATCAACGATAAAATGTGGGCAGAACTGTTTTTGTGGAACAAGCAGAACCTGATCAGCGAGATCGACCAGTTCGATGCCGCTCTGCAGGAAATGCGCTCTGCTCTCGTGGCCGACGACCGGGATAAGCTGGAACAGATGTTCCGTCTTTCCACCCAGCGCCGTGCGGCCTTTGACAAAAAACTGCCCGAATAA
- a CDS encoding AAA family ATPase — protein MAYTDDWENLMNGVFGAGGRPRFGGTAQPEAKPQKSGTSAVPDLNAALLENQKQLDALLKKQNAQLRTKDDAVQSALKDSRQMLRDMEADGLLAKGTADLPAEQLGSFEGLAAEVKKTVLGQDAFVDSVVRAMRRPFVLGTERPAARNVILICGGAGTGRHFALAETARIMAARGLLQSDKTAVVDLALYPNSGAEKLFLQDLYAALHAPGEIVIFEHYESCHPGFLKMLSDLAVKGSAPLSSRYLVNKEGILVDAGTALAPGAVSSITPCGKYLIFFSRKGRDALADKFGAPFVAAVGDVCATSAFAREDLAALAAQQLNALAQKVSARLGLTLCAGADVRDYVAARCTKEKGAAGLGEACDEIFRALSEYCLQTDAKLTGTVTLTAKPEGVQFALNNAAPADLSALLPAEYTGAAEAVRAELDGLVGLGAVKEYVFGLADNLQVQQRRAAAGFKTASLSMHMIFTGNPGTGKTTIARLVAKYLKAIGALKGGQLVEVTRADLVGRYTGHTAPLTNSVIESALGGVLFIDEAYSLYRGEQDSFGLEAIDTLVKGMEDHRDELVVVLAGYTREMEVFLTANSGLASRFPNKIEFPDYTADELLDITNVLAKGKGYRLAEGCTFPLLGYYKRRQALDSRTAGNGRLARNTLEKAIFHQSRRLVAEPDAELDLILPGDLEFEE, from the coding sequence ATGGCATATACCGACGATTGGGAAAACCTTATGAACGGTGTGTTCGGTGCAGGGGGCAGGCCGCGCTTTGGCGGCACCGCCCAGCCGGAGGCGAAGCCGCAGAAATCCGGGACCTCAGCCGTGCCGGACCTGAACGCTGCCCTGCTGGAAAACCAGAAGCAGCTGGATGCCCTGCTCAAAAAGCAGAATGCTCAGCTCAGAACCAAGGATGACGCGGTGCAGTCTGCACTGAAGGACAGCCGCCAGATGCTGCGGGATATGGAAGCCGACGGTCTGCTTGCCAAAGGTACGGCAGACCTGCCCGCCGAGCAGCTGGGCAGCTTTGAGGGCCTTGCCGCCGAGGTGAAAAAGACCGTGCTCGGGCAGGACGCCTTTGTGGACAGTGTGGTGCGCGCCATGCGCCGGCCCTTTGTGCTGGGCACCGAGCGCCCTGCGGCACGCAACGTGATCCTGATCTGCGGAGGTGCAGGCACCGGACGGCACTTTGCGCTGGCAGAGACCGCCCGCATCATGGCGGCGCGGGGCCTGTTGCAGAGCGACAAAACCGCAGTGGTGGACCTTGCCCTCTACCCCAATTCCGGTGCGGAAAAGCTGTTTTTGCAGGATCTGTACGCGGCCCTGCACGCACCCGGGGAGATCGTGATCTTTGAGCACTACGAAAGCTGCCACCCCGGCTTCCTGAAAATGCTGTCCGATCTGGCCGTCAAGGGCAGTGCGCCGCTTTCCAGCCGGTATCTGGTGAACAAGGAGGGCATCCTTGTGGATGCGGGCACGGCGCTGGCCCCGGGCGCAGTGAGCAGCATCACCCCCTGCGGCAAGTACCTCATCTTCTTTTCCCGCAAGGGCCGGGACGCGCTGGCCGATAAGTTCGGTGCGCCCTTTGTGGCGGCGGTGGGCGATGTGTGCGCCACCAGCGCCTTTGCCCGCGAGGACCTTGCAGCGCTGGCGGCGCAGCAGCTGAATGCGCTGGCCCAGAAGGTGAGCGCCCGCCTTGGTCTGACCCTCTGTGCAGGGGCCGATGTGCGGGACTATGTTGCAGCCCGGTGCACCAAAGAAAAGGGCGCAGCGGGCCTTGGGGAAGCCTGTGATGAGATCTTCCGTGCCCTGAGTGAATACTGCCTGCAGACCGATGCAAAGCTTACCGGCACTGTCACCCTGACCGCAAAGCCGGAGGGCGTGCAGTTTGCACTGAACAATGCCGCCCCCGCCGACCTGTCTGCCCTGCTGCCCGCCGAGTACACGGGGGCCGCAGAAGCGGTCCGCGCAGAGCTTGACGGCCTTGTGGGCCTTGGGGCGGTCAAGGAGTATGTGTTCGGTCTGGCGGATAACCTGCAGGTGCAGCAGCGCCGCGCGGCGGCAGGCTTCAAGACTGCCAGCCTTTCCATGCACATGATCTTCACCGGCAACCCGGGCACCGGCAAGACCACCATTGCCCGGCTGGTGGCAAAGTACCTCAAGGCCATCGGCGCGCTGAAGGGCGGCCAGCTGGTGGAAGTGACCCGCGCCGACCTTGTGGGCCGCTACACCGGCCACACCGCCCCGCTGACCAATAGCGTCATCGAGAGCGCGCTGGGCGGTGTGCTGTTCATCGACGAAGCCTACAGCCTCTACCGCGGCGAGCAGGACAGCTTTGGCCTCGAAGCCATCGACACCCTTGTGAAGGGCATGGAGGACCACCGGGACGAGCTGGTGGTCGTTCTGGCGGGCTACACCCGGGAGATGGAAGTGTTCCTTACCGCCAACAGCGGTCTTGCCAGCCGCTTCCCCAACAAGATCGAGTTCCCGGACTACACGGCAGACGAGCTGCTGGACATCACCAACGTGCTGGCAAAAGGCAAGGGCTACCGCCTTGCCGAGGGCTGCACCTTCCCGCTTTTGGGCTACTACAAGCGCCGTCAGGCGCTGGACAGCCGCACCGCCGGCAACGGCCGTCTTGCCCGCAACACGTTGGAAAAGGCCATCTTCCACCAGAGCCGCCGCCTTGTGGCAGAGCCGGACGCGGAGCTGGATCTGATCCTGCCCGGCGATCTGGAATTTGAGGAATAA
- a CDS encoding S1C family serine protease, translated as MGNENKWEYDYSSQNRPEGGTGYPNVGSSGMNTANQYNDPQPEARAAEPETAGGADGTTPPVQPVQPQTGAKPPRKKKKGTGRRIARSAVALVLAAAMGFAGGFVGAKFGGSGKVVIQQVAPSSTASSSDSADSSIAAASSTGTGLTTEQVADMVSPSVVVITTEQVVYSQWSWYGQNQVESGAGSGVIISSDGYILTCAHVVDGASTITVTIGDKDYTATLVGEDTTSDIAVIKIDADGLTPATVGNSDGLKVGQSVMAVGNPLGELGGTVTGGMISALNRSVTIQGSSSVNTMSLIQMDASVSPGNSGGGLFNMNGELIGIVNAKSSSSDAEGLGFAIPINDAIKVAQELLENGYVTGRPYLGITYLAVEDAQTAAQLGVNAYGVYVMEVVKGGPAEKAGLQAGDRIVSVDGTEIASKDDLGTLMQKHAAGDTLSITIAREGQMQTVNVTLGEKTASNS; from the coding sequence ATGGGCAACGAGAACAAGTGGGAATATGATTATTCCTCTCAGAATAGACCCGAAGGCGGCACCGGCTATCCCAATGTGGGCAGCAGCGGCATGAATACCGCCAACCAGTACAATGACCCGCAGCCGGAGGCGCGCGCAGCAGAGCCTGAGACGGCCGGCGGAGCAGACGGCACCACGCCGCCGGTACAGCCGGTGCAGCCGCAGACCGGCGCAAAGCCGCCCCGCAAAAAGAAGAAGGGCACCGGCAGGCGCATCGCACGCAGTGCGGTGGCGCTGGTGCTGGCCGCAGCCATGGGCTTTGCCGGCGGCTTTGTGGGCGCAAAGTTCGGCGGCAGTGGTAAGGTGGTCATCCAGCAGGTGGCACCTTCCTCCACGGCAAGCAGCTCCGACAGCGCGGACAGCAGCATCGCCGCAGCGTCCAGCACCGGCACCGGCCTGACCACCGAGCAGGTGGCCGATATGGTCAGCCCCAGCGTGGTGGTCATTACCACCGAGCAGGTGGTCTATTCCCAGTGGTCCTGGTACGGCCAGAATCAGGTGGAGAGCGGCGCCGGCAGCGGCGTCATCATCAGCTCGGACGGCTACATCCTCACCTGCGCACACGTGGTGGACGGCGCTTCTACCATCACCGTTACCATTGGTGACAAGGACTATACCGCCACCCTCGTGGGCGAGGATACCACCAGCGATATCGCGGTCATCAAGATCGACGCCGACGGTCTGACCCCCGCCACCGTGGGCAACAGCGACGGCCTGAAGGTGGGCCAGAGCGTGATGGCTGTGGGTAACCCGCTGGGTGAGCTGGGCGGCACCGTCACCGGCGGCATGATCAGCGCTTTGAACCGCAGCGTCACCATTCAGGGCAGCAGTTCTGTGAACACCATGTCCCTGATCCAGATGGATGCTTCGGTCAGCCCCGGCAACTCCGGCGGCGGCCTGTTCAACATGAACGGTGAGCTGATCGGCATTGTGAACGCAAAATCCTCTTCCAGCGACGCCGAGGGTCTGGGCTTTGCTATCCCCATCAACGACGCCATCAAGGTGGCGCAGGAGCTGCTGGAAAACGGCTATGTGACCGGACGGCCTTATCTGGGCATCACCTATCTGGCCGTTGAGGATGCACAGACTGCAGCTCAGCTGGGCGTGAACGCCTACGGTGTCTACGTTATGGAGGTGGTCAAGGGCGGCCCTGCCGAGAAGGCGGGTCTTCAGGCCGGAGACCGCATCGTGAGCGTGGACGGCACCGAGATCGCCTCTAAAGACGACCTTGGCACCCTGATGCAGAAGCATGCCGCAGGCGACACCCTCTCCATCACCATTGCGCGTGAAGGCCAGATGCAGACGGTCAATGTGACGCTGGGCGAAAAGACGGCTTCCAACAGCTGA
- a CDS encoding peptide chain release factor 3 → MTNREEIERRRTFAIISHPDAGKTTLTEKLLLYGGAINQAGSVKGKQSAKHAVSDWMDIEKQRGISVTSSVLQFNYAGKCVNILDTPGHQDFSEDTYRTLMAADSAVMVIDAAKGVEAQTIKLFKVCTLRHIPIFTFVNKMDREARDPFELMENIEEILGIKTYPMNWPIGCGKEFKGVFDRNTRKVLAFSSDGRANGVKKVDETEAELGDPALDELLTPYLHQQLVDEIELLDGAAEEFDLDKVLRGELSPVFFGSALTNFGVEPFLENFLRLTPTPLARVDSLTGETVDPCRDEFSAFIFKIQANMNKAHRDRIAFMRICSGKFERGMEAFHVQEGKNIKLATGTQLMAQDRAIVDEAYAGDIIGLFDPGIFSIGDTLCTGKKKVQFAGIPTFSPEHFARIEQKDTMKRKQFVKGMEQIAQEGAIQIFREVGGGMEEVVVGVVGVLQLEVLEYRLNTEYNVEIRMQQLPFEQLRWVQNDPDTYNLRDLDLTSDTKAVEDMKGNRLLLFTSDWAVRWAETHNETLKLSEFGNI, encoded by the coding sequence ATGACAAATCGTGAAGAAATCGAGCGCCGCCGGACGTTTGCGATCATCAGCCATCCCGACGCCGGTAAGACCACTCTGACCGAAAAGCTGCTGCTGTACGGCGGAGCCATCAATCAGGCAGGCTCCGTCAAGGGCAAGCAGAGCGCAAAGCATGCCGTGTCCGACTGGATGGACATTGAGAAGCAGCGCGGTATTTCCGTCACCTCCTCTGTCCTGCAGTTCAACTACGCGGGCAAGTGCGTGAACATTCTGGACACCCCGGGCCATCAGGACTTCTCGGAGGATACCTACCGCACCCTGATGGCGGCAGACTCTGCCGTCATGGTCATCGACGCCGCAAAGGGCGTTGAGGCACAGACCATCAAGCTGTTCAAGGTGTGCACCCTGCGCCACATCCCCATCTTCACCTTCGTCAACAAGATGGACCGCGAAGCCCGCGACCCCTTTGAGCTGATGGAGAACATTGAGGAGATTTTGGGCATCAAGACCTACCCCATGAACTGGCCCATCGGCTGCGGCAAGGAGTTCAAGGGTGTGTTCGACCGCAACACCCGCAAGGTGCTGGCATTTTCCAGCGACGGCCGCGCCAACGGCGTGAAGAAGGTGGATGAGACCGAGGCCGAGCTGGGCGATCCCGCACTGGACGAGCTGCTCACCCCCTACCTGCACCAGCAGCTGGTGGATGAGATCGAGCTGTTGGACGGCGCTGCCGAGGAATTTGACCTCGACAAGGTGCTGCGCGGCGAGCTGAGCCCCGTGTTCTTTGGTTCTGCCCTGACCAACTTTGGCGTGGAGCCTTTTCTGGAGAACTTCCTGCGGCTCACCCCCACCCCGCTGGCCCGCGTGGACAGCCTGACCGGCGAGACCGTGGACCCCTGCCGCGACGAGTTCTCGGCATTCATCTTTAAGATCCAGGCCAACATGAACAAGGCCCACCGCGACCGCATCGCCTTTATGCGCATCTGCTCCGGCAAGTTCGAGCGCGGCATGGAGGCCTTCCATGTGCAGGAGGGCAAGAACATCAAGCTGGCCACCGGCACCCAGCTGATGGCGCAGGATCGCGCCATCGTGGACGAGGCATACGCCGGTGATATCATCGGCCTGTTCGACCCGGGCATCTTCTCCATCGGCGACACCCTGTGCACCGGCAAAAAGAAGGTCCAGTTTGCGGGCATCCCCACCTTCTCCCCGGAGCACTTTGCCCGCATTGAACAGAAGGACACCATGAAGCGCAAGCAGTTCGTGAAGGGCATGGAGCAGATCGCGCAGGAGGGCGCCATCCAGATCTTCCGCGAAGTGGGCGGCGGCATGGAAGAAGTGGTGGTCGGTGTGGTCGGCGTGCTGCAGCTGGAAGTGCTGGAGTACCGCCTGAACACCGAGTACAACGTGGAGATCCGGATGCAGCAGCTGCCCTTTGAGCAGCTGCGCTGGGTGCAGAACGACCCCGACACCTACAACCTGCGGGATCTGGACCTGACCAGCGACACCAAGGCTGTGGAGGATATGAAGGGCAACCGCCTGCTGCTGTTCACCTCTGACTGGGCCGTGCGCTGGGCCGAGACCCACAACGAAACGCTGAAACTGAGCGAGTTCGGCAATATCTGA
- a CDS encoding helix-turn-helix transcriptional regulator: MPKQEGQKSKLLTLLRILEQKTDEEHLLNVPQLVQLLEQQGILAERKSIYSDIDTLRSLGFDVQLQRGRGGGYWLASRTFELSELKLLVDAVQASKVISARTSRKLIHKLEALCSDYEGSQLQRQVYVDGRPKSDSHTLLYSIDALHSAINAGRMVSFRYKKDGTRTVSPWRLAWDGGCYYLIAYQDEKEPAGIRNYRVDRMSAVTVLDEARRGKAEFRQFDLPAYLRKHFSMFGGPEHLVTLRCTADLESAMRDRFGKAPVFVPEEDGTHFHFDVPVCVSPQFYGWVCGFDGKVEVTAPAEVRQGMREMAQKLAEMHQ; the protein is encoded by the coding sequence ATGCCCAAGCAGGAAGGCCAGAAATCCAAGCTTTTGACCCTTTTGCGCATCCTTGAGCAAAAGACCGATGAAGAACACCTGCTCAATGTTCCCCAGCTGGTGCAGCTGTTGGAGCAGCAGGGCATCCTTGCCGAGCGCAAGAGCATTTACAGCGATATCGACACCCTGCGCTCTCTGGGCTTTGACGTCCAGCTGCAGCGGGGGCGCGGCGGCGGCTACTGGCTGGCCAGCCGCACCTTTGAGCTCTCGGAGCTCAAGCTGCTGGTGGATGCCGTGCAGGCCAGCAAGGTCATCTCTGCCCGCACCAGCCGAAAGCTCATCCACAAGCTGGAAGCCCTCTGCTCCGACTACGAGGGTTCCCAGCTGCAGCGTCAGGTGTATGTGGACGGCCGCCCCAAAAGCGACAGCCACACCCTGCTGTACAGCATCGACGCCCTGCACAGCGCCATCAACGCAGGCCGGATGGTGAGCTTCCGGTACAAAAAAGACGGCACCCGCACCGTGAGCCCATGGCGGCTGGCGTGGGACGGCGGGTGCTACTACCTCATTGCCTATCAGGACGAGAAAGAACCTGCGGGCATCCGCAACTACCGTGTGGACCGCATGTCTGCCGTGACAGTGCTGGACGAAGCGCGCCGGGGCAAAGCCGAGTTCCGCCAGTTCGACCTGCCCGCCTACCTGCGCAAGCACTTCAGCATGTTCGGCGGGCCGGAGCATCTGGTCACCCTGCGCTGCACCGCCGACCTTGAAAGCGCCATGCGCGACCGTTTTGGCAAAGCACCGGTCTTTGTTCCGGAAGAAGACGGCACCCACTTCCACTTTGATGTGCCGGTGTGCGTCAGCCCCCAGTTCTACGGCTGGGTGTGCGGCTTTGACGGCAAGGTGGAAGTGACTGCCCCCGCCGAGGTGCGGCAGGGGATGCGGGAAATGGCCCAAAAATTAGCGGAGATGCATCAATAA